CATTCGCCGATGTCCAACTACCCATCAGCCACCCCGCTACGCAACGCGCGATTCAGTACGTCTGGAGCGAGCAGGAAGACGATCACTGCTGGTACGGACGCTGGGGAATCAACTACCTTTATGGTACCTGGCAATCGATTGTCGGTCTGGTTGAGATTGGAGTCCCCTCCGACGACCCTCGAATTGTCCGTGCAGTGGGCTGGTTAAAGTCAAAACAGCAACCCAGTGGTGGTTGGGGTGAGACAGCTGACAGCTATGCCGATCCATCCTTACGCGGACAGGGAGAGGCTACGCCTTCTCAGACCGCCTGGGCTCTAATGGGCCTGATGGCAGCAGGAGAAATCGATTCCGCTGCAGTTCGCCGAGGTATTCACTACCTGCTGGAAACACAGAAGAATGACGGTAACTGGGACGAAGAACCATTTACCGGGACAGGCTTCCCCAAGGTCTTCTATCTCAAATACCACCTGTACCGCACCTATTTTCCGCTAATGGCATTGGCCCGATTTGAACGCCTGCGTCGTTGAAAAAAATTGCATGCCAATATTTGCATAAATATAGGGTTCACCCCTATGCACAGAACTCCACGTTCGTCAAAAAAACAAATTTCCTGACAAAATTCTGCAAAATAAATGCCTGAAAAACAGGGACTTGCGGCCTCAAATTGCACACTTGACCACTGCCGGAAAAATATTTCAATTTTTTCTTAAACTAAGAACAAGCAGTGCTTGTTTCCTCTTCATCGCAGGTATATTTTTCTACTGCGATTGCTATCCATCCAGACTGTGAAGTCTACCAATTTGCTCGCAGATGGATTGGCAGTTCGACTGCACAGGCAGTTCAAGCAGGCGCCCTCTAAACCCAACCCTAAGACAAACTGGAGTTAAGATGAAGAGTCGTAAAGGAACCTCAAAGCGTGGGTTCACATTGATTGAGTTACTCGTTGTGATTGCCATTATCGCAATCCTGATTGCATTGCTTCTGCCCGCCGTACAGCAGGCCCGTGAAGCAGCTCGTCGTTCTACCTGCAAGAACAACCTGAAGCAGATCGGCATCGCTATTCACAACTACGCCGATACTCACACTGTTTTCCCGCTCGGTTATGTCAACCAGACCAGCAGCTCAACTGACTTTACCTGGGCTTGGTCTACCTTCCTGCTGCCATTTGTCGATCAGGCACCACTCTACAATTCACTCAACCCGAATGGTGGCCTGCTTCTTCCCGCAGCGAACACTACCTACAACGGTCAGCCCGCTTTACAAACAGCAATTCCTGTTTACCGCTGCCCTTCGTCTGTCGTACCTGTGATCAACAACCAGCGTACTGACAGCGTTCCCAGTGGCTACGGCTCTCTCAGCTACCCTGGCGTTTCTGGCCACGTAGCAGCTCTGACCGGAACTCCGGTTACCACCTACCAGGACAAGGGAACATTTTACCCCCGTAGTAGCGTCCGATTCCGTGATTTCACTGACGGAACATCCAACACAATTCTGGTTGGCGAACGTGCCTTCCAGTTCACTGGAACTGTCACTCAGCAGCCATACGCTGCCATCTGGGCCGGCGGACGTACCAACAACATCGGTACCAGCGGAATCATCACC
This genomic stretch from Gimesia sp. harbors:
- a CDS encoding DUF1559 domain-containing protein, with amino-acid sequence MKSRKGTSKRGFTLIELLVVIAIIAILIALLLPAVQQAREAARRSTCKNNLKQIGIAIHNYADTHTVFPLGYVNQTSSSTDFTWAWSTFLLPFVDQAPLYNSLNPNGGLLLPAANTTYNGQPALQTAIPVYRCPSSVVPVINNQRTDSVPSGYGSLSYPGVSGHVAALTGTPVTTYQDKGTFYPRSSVRFRDFTDGTSNTILVGERAFQFTGTVTQQPYAAIWAGGRTNNIGTSGIITSLKEDSLGVVSDATRINLKSGPAHRGFSSQHVGGCHFLLGDGTVRFISENINSSDYNSSNGPAAMGTYQKLAIINDGQVLGEF